One segment of Acidovorax sp. DW039 DNA contains the following:
- a CDS encoding ABC transporter permease encodes MQAAPSPQHGRRGWAAFAARCATIFRLGIKELWSLWRDPMMLVLIVYTTTLAVYSAGKAQPETLNHVPIAIVDEDVSTLSQRIATAFFAPQFVGPDLIAPQDVDPGLDAGRYTLVLHIPPNFQRDVLAGKVPRVQLNMDATRMMQAFTSNGAVQQIVQLEVAEFVQRYRAVSAPAIDLAVRARFNPALTPAWFGSVMELINIVTMLSIILTGAALIREREHGTVEHLLVMPVTPAEIMLAKVWAMALVVLVATWVSLTVVIQWAIGVPIEGSIPLFLLGTVLHLFATTSMGIYMATLARSMPQFGLLMVLTMMPLEMLSGGVTPRESMPLWVQYVMALAPTTHFTELSQAILYRGAGLSVVWTSLVWLLAIGSVLFALALARFRKTIAQMA; translated from the coding sequence ATGCAGGCGGCCCCATCACCACAACACGGCAGGCGCGGCTGGGCGGCGTTCGCGGCGCGCTGCGCCACCATCTTCCGCCTGGGCATCAAAGAGCTGTGGAGCCTGTGGCGCGACCCGATGATGCTGGTGCTGATCGTCTACACCACCACGCTGGCGGTCTACAGCGCAGGCAAGGCCCAGCCTGAGACGCTGAACCACGTGCCCATCGCCATCGTTGACGAGGATGTCTCCACCCTCTCGCAGCGCATTGCCACCGCCTTTTTTGCGCCGCAGTTTGTGGGGCCAGACCTGATCGCCCCGCAAGACGTGGACCCCGGCCTGGACGCGGGCCGCTACACGCTGGTGCTGCACATACCGCCCAACTTCCAGCGCGATGTGCTGGCAGGCAAGGTGCCGCGCGTGCAGCTCAATATGGATGCCACGCGCATGATGCAGGCCTTCACCTCCAACGGCGCGGTGCAGCAGATCGTGCAACTGGAGGTGGCCGAGTTTGTGCAGCGCTACCGGGCCGTGTCTGCGCCCGCCATCGATCTTGCCGTGCGCGCCCGGTTCAACCCGGCTTTGACGCCCGCATGGTTTGGCTCGGTGATGGAGCTGATCAACATCGTCACCATGCTCTCCATCATCCTCACCGGCGCGGCGCTGATCCGCGAGCGCGAGCACGGCACGGTAGAGCACTTGCTCGTCATGCCCGTCACCCCGGCCGAGATCATGCTGGCCAAGGTGTGGGCCATGGCGCTGGTGGTGCTGGTGGCCACCTGGGTGTCGCTCACGGTGGTGATCCAGTGGGCGATTGGTGTGCCGATTGAAGGCTCTATACCGCTGTTTTTGCTGGGCACGGTGCTGCACCTTTTTGCCACCACGTCCATGGGCATCTACATGGCCACCCTGGCGCGCAGCATGCCGCAGTTTGGCCTGCTGATGGTGCTGACCATGATGCCGCTGGAGATGCTCTCAGGCGGCGTCACCCCCCGCGAGAGCATGCCGCTGTGGGTGCAGTACGTGATGGCGCTGGCGCCCACCACGCATTTCACCGAGCTGTCCCAGGCCATCCTGTATCGGGGCGCAGGGCTGTCCGTGGTGTGGACATCGCTGGTGTGGTTGCTCGCGATTGGCTCGGTGCTGTTTGCCCTGGCGCTTGCGCGCTTTCGCAAGACCATTGCGCAGATGGCTTGA
- the rbbA gene encoding ribosome-associated ATPase/putative transporter RbbA — translation MTAPVVTLTGVSQRYGTTVALHGIDLQVPAACMVGLIGPDGVGKSSLMALVAGARAVQQGQVLVLGGDMADGRHRDAVCPRIAYMPQGLGKNLYPTLSVEENLQFFGRLFGHDAAERRRRIDDLTRSTGLHPFLARPAGKLSGGMKQKLALCCALIHDPDLLILDEPTTGVDPLARAQFWDLIARIRASRPGMSVLVATAYMEEAQRFDWLVAMDEGRILATGTPAELMQRTSHTSLEAAFVALLPEAKRRGHQPVVITPLQADAAAEIAIEAQGLTMQFGDFVAVDHVSFRIQRGEIFGFLGSNGCGKSTTMKMLTGLLPATDGKAWLFGQPVDPKDMATRRRVGYMSQAFSLYSELSVEQNLVLHARLFHVPEAEVPQRVQTMLERFDLQAARSTLPMQLPLGMRQRLSLAVAMVHEPELLILDEPTSGVDPIARDNFWRLMVELARRDKVTIFISTHFMNEAERCDRISLMHAGRVLTSAAPADIVVQRGAATLEEAFIGYLQEAAGSTSPAEQGGDAPADSPAVPTPAQPQQHITPVAPGWATRLRQSLVRIHSTQWREALELRRDPVRSALALLGSLLLMFVMGYGISMDVESLRFAVLDRDQTATSRAYALNLSGSRYFVERPPLAEYAELDRRMRSGELSLAIEIPPGFGRDVERGKAVQIAAWVDGAMPQRAQTVLGYVQGMHQQWLVDAVRSRTGVAPTALLEVETRYRYNPDVRSLPAMVPAVIPLLLLMLPAMLTALAVVREKEMGSIINLYVTPTTRTEFMLGKQLPYVALAMLNFGLMALAAVTVFGTPITGSFATLTGAALLFSLCSTGMGLLASTVTRSQIAAMFFAMVGTLIPAVQFAGLINPVSSLVGVARWIGEVYPASHMFTISRGVFSKALSLHDLQPEFWALGISAPVIIGTAIALLRKQES, via the coding sequence GTGACTGCACCTGTTGTCACTCTCACCGGCGTCAGCCAGCGCTACGGCACCACGGTGGCGCTGCACGGCATTGACTTGCAGGTGCCTGCGGCCTGCATGGTCGGCCTGATCGGGCCCGATGGCGTGGGCAAATCCAGCCTGATGGCGCTGGTGGCTGGGGCCCGCGCCGTGCAGCAAGGGCAGGTGCTGGTGCTGGGTGGCGACATGGCCGATGGCCGCCACCGCGACGCGGTGTGCCCGCGCATTGCCTACATGCCGCAGGGCCTGGGCAAAAACCTGTACCCCACGCTGTCGGTGGAAGAGAACCTGCAGTTTTTTGGCCGCCTGTTTGGCCACGACGCGGCCGAGCGCCGCCGCCGCATTGACGACCTGACCCGCAGCACCGGGCTGCACCCGTTTCTGGCGCGGCCTGCGGGCAAGCTCTCGGGCGGCATGAAGCAAAAGCTGGCCCTGTGCTGCGCGCTCATCCACGACCCCGACCTGCTCATCCTGGACGAGCCCACCACCGGCGTGGACCCGCTGGCCCGTGCCCAGTTCTGGGATCTGATTGCCCGCATCCGCGCCAGCCGCCCAGGCATGAGCGTGCTGGTGGCCACTGCTTACATGGAAGAAGCCCAGCGCTTTGACTGGCTGGTGGCCATGGACGAAGGCCGCATCCTGGCCACGGGCACGCCTGCCGAGCTGATGCAGCGCACCAGCCACACCAGCCTGGAGGCCGCCTTTGTCGCTCTGCTGCCCGAGGCCAAGCGGCGCGGGCACCAGCCGGTGGTCATCACGCCTTTGCAAGCCGATGCTGCAGCAGAGATCGCCATCGAGGCCCAGGGCCTGACCATGCAGTTTGGCGACTTTGTGGCGGTGGACCATGTGAGCTTTCGCATCCAGCGCGGCGAGATTTTTGGCTTTTTGGGCAGCAATGGGTGTGGCAAGTCCACCACCATGAAAATGCTCACCGGCCTGCTGCCCGCCACCGACGGCAAGGCTTGGCTGTTTGGCCAGCCGGTGGACCCGAAAGACATGGCCACGCGCCGCCGCGTGGGCTACATGTCGCAGGCGTTCTCGCTGTACAGCGAGCTGTCGGTAGAACAAAACCTGGTGCTCCACGCCCGGCTGTTCCATGTGCCCGAGGCCGAGGTGCCCCAGCGTGTGCAGACCATGCTGGAGCGTTTTGACCTGCAGGCCGCCCGCAGCACGCTACCCATGCAGTTGCCGCTGGGTATGCGCCAGCGCCTGTCGCTGGCCGTGGCCATGGTGCACGAGCCGGAGCTGTTGATCCTGGACGAGCCCACCTCGGGCGTGGACCCGATTGCGCGCGACAACTTCTGGCGGCTGATGGTGGAGCTGGCCCGGCGCGACAAGGTCACCATCTTCATCTCCACCCACTTCATGAACGAGGCGGAGCGGTGTGACCGCATCTCGCTCATGCACGCGGGCCGGGTGCTGACCAGTGCGGCCCCGGCAGACATCGTGGTCCAGCGCGGGGCGGCCACGCTGGAAGAAGCCTTTATCGGCTACCTGCAAGAGGCCGCGGGCAGCACGAGCCCGGCAGAGCAGGGGGGCGATGCGCCAGCAGATTCACCCGCTGTACCCACGCCCGCACAGCCCCAGCAGCACATCACGCCCGTTGCCCCCGGCTGGGCCACCCGCCTGCGCCAAAGCCTGGTCCGCATCCACAGCACGCAGTGGCGCGAGGCGCTTGAGCTGCGGCGCGACCCGGTGCGCAGCGCCCTGGCCCTGCTGGGCTCGCTGCTGCTGATGTTTGTGATGGGCTACGGCATCAGCATGGATGTGGAGAGCCTGCGCTTTGCCGTGCTGGACCGCGACCAGACGGCCACCAGCCGCGCCTATGCGCTCAACCTGTCGGGCTCGCGCTATTTTGTGGAGCGCCCACCGCTGGCCGAATATGCCGAGCTGGATCGGCGCATGCGCTCGGGTGAGCTGTCGCTGGCCATCGAGATCCCGCCCGGCTTTGGTCGCGATGTAGAGCGGGGCAAGGCCGTGCAGATTGCCGCCTGGGTGGACGGTGCCATGCCCCAGCGCGCACAGACGGTGCTGGGCTATGTGCAGGGCATGCACCAGCAGTGGCTGGTCGATGCGGTGCGCAGCCGCACCGGCGTGGCCCCCACGGCCTTGCTGGAGGTGGAAACCCGCTACCGCTACAACCCCGACGTGCGCAGCTTGCCCGCCATGGTGCCCGCCGTCATCCCGCTGCTGCTGCTCATGCTGCCCGCCATGCTCACCGCCTTGGCGGTGGTGCGTGAGAAAGAAATGGGTTCCATCATCAACCTCTACGTCACGCCCACCACGCGCACCGAATTCATGCTGGGCAAGCAACTGCCCTATGTGGCGCTGGCCATGCTCAACTTTGGGCTCATGGCGCTGGCGGCGGTCACGGTGTTTGGCACACCCATTACGGGCAGCTTTGCCACGCTGACTGGGGCGGCGCTGCTGTTCAGCCTGTGCTCCACGGGCATGGGGCTGCTCGCCTCCACCGTCACGCGCAGCCAGATTGCGGCCATGTTTTTTGCCATGGTGGGCACGTTGATTCCGGCGGTGCAGTTTGCGGGGCTCATCAACCCCGTGTCTTCGCTGGTGGGCGTGGCCCGGTGGATTGGCGAGGTTTACCCCGCCAGCCACATGTTCACCATCAGCCGGGGCGTGTTCAGCAAGGCGCTGTCGTTGCACGATCTGCAGCCTGAGTTCTGGGCTCTGGGCATCTCGGCCCCGGTCATCATCGGCACTGCGATTGCGCTGCTGCGCAAACAGGAGAGCTGA